One window of Henckelia pumila isolate YLH828 unplaced genomic scaffold, ASM3356847v2 CTG_525:::fragment_3, whole genome shotgun sequence genomic DNA carries:
- the LOC140873266 gene encoding accelerated cell death 11, with protein MANEDEARPLKKMADAFKELANILNAADPDGEEARIELGPFSRACSLVSPLFRCLGIAFKFAELDYIEKVEDLSEASKSISTLPVMMAGDIQTNCVRIAGSHTRNLLRVKRGIDMVKVLFEQIIVTEGNSLKDPASKAYAQVFAPYHGWVIRKAVAAGMYALPTKFQLLKKLNEDETSASIQMQSYVASVTPVILYIDQLFISRELGIDW; from the exons ATGGCGAATGAAGATGAAGCCAGACCTCTCAAGAAAATGGCGGATGCCTTCAAAGAGCTTGCAAACATATTAAATGCAGCCGACCCAGATGGCGAAGAAGCCCGAATCGAATTGGGGCCCTTCTCTCGGGCCTGCTCTCTCGTTTCCCCTCTTTTCCGCTGCCTTGGCATCGCATTTAAGTTCGCCGAACTCGATTACATAGAAAAG GTGGAGGATCTTTCAGAGgcatcaaaatcaatatcaacttTGCCGGTGATGATGGCTGGTGATATTCAAACCAATTGTGTACGCATAGCCGGGAGCCATACGAGGAATCTTCTTAGAGTGAAGCGTGGGATTGACATGGTCAAAGTTTTGTTCGAGCAAATTATTGTTACAGA GGGAAATTCCCTGAAGGATCCTGCCTCAAAAGCTTATGCACAAGTTTTCGCTCCATATCATGGATGGGTGATCAGAAAAGCTGTAGCTGCTGGAATGTATGCGCTTCCCACAAAATTTCAACTTTTGAAGAAGCTCAATGAAGACG AAACGTCTGCAAGTATACAGATGCAGAGCTACGTTGCTTCAGTGACGCCTGTTATATTGTACATCGATCAGCTCTTCATATCGAGAGAACTAGGAATCGACTGGTGA